AGTGAAAAAAACCAAGGTTCCCTTCTACAAAGGCGCCGACGACcaattttcctttttataactttttatgcGACTTTCAAGACCTTTCAACGATCTTTAAAATTCCGCACAAATCGATGGGATTAAAATAGGATAGAAAAGCTGTGATACTATAAGTCTAGTGGTTTAAATTTTGACTTTATCATACAAGGGGTAAGGGGCTAGATTTTGACTTCtattttttcggagttatgttcgtattaagcaattaaatatttacctacttgctttaacggtaaaggagagttatccataatgtttccaaaggtgtgtgaatccgcacttggtcagcgtgacagactatggcataagcccttctcattctaagaggagactctTGCTCAGTAGcgggccggcgataggttgatcacgaTGGGAATGTATGGAACACACAAAGTAGTAGTAACATCACATTTAAATAGAATTTAAGTTTTCCCTTGTAtaacaaatgggctgacctcatgggtcagatcttgcacttttgtgaaaatttataattttgctttttaaaatttataattttaagttgttaatttttgtaagtatgtttatgttagtttgtactcgtattttaattagtgtaattggctttatggccgttctaattaaataataaataaataataataataataataataataataataataaacacaacAAAAGTGCCTCACCTTCTCTACATGGATGACCTCAAACTGCTGGCACCCAATGCCACCCGCCTGCAGGAGCTGCTGAATGTCACCACTGACTTCAGCAATTCCATCAGGATGGAGCTTGGGCTGGACAAGTGTGCGGTCATGCATGTGGAAAGGGGACAGGTAACTCATTCGGCTGAGATGAGTCTCGAGCCGTCCACCATCAGAACCCTCTCTGAAGCTGAGTCATACCGGTATCTGGGCATGTCACAGTCGCTAGGGGTAAAAGAGACGGACGTGAAACAGTCTGTTTGCGAGGCCTTTTTTGGCCGTCtgacaaaaatctgtaaaagttatttgtcaggcgccaataaaatccgagcttataacggctgggtcatgcccgttctcatgtacacctttggcgtgctcagatggactcagaccgaacttgacgccctggacagaaaagtccgcacaactatgactctttatcgcatgcaccacccaaaatcgtctgtgatgaggttgtatatcccccggaagtgtggtggtcgaggcgtattgagcgtcaagaccatgcataaccgggagatagccaacctcagaacctactttgagacgatgagggggtcccccatgcatagagaggtcatagaatgtgataaaggactcaccccactagccttagcccaaaccgagtggcagaaaccggtggtacttagcacctctgaccgggaggccgtatggagggagaaggagctgcacggacgcttttttaaagctcttaatgagccacacgtagataaaaaagcgtccgtgcagtggttgcgctttggtgacctcttcggggaaaccgagggttttgtctgtgcgatacaagatcaggtggtcaagacgcggaactaccgaaagtacattctgaaggatggcactcacgacatctgtcgagcttgtcgccatcccggcgagtcactcagacatgtgctttcgggatgctcagcgcttgccaacactgagtatct
This portion of the Maniola hyperantus chromosome 22, iAphHyp1.2, whole genome shotgun sequence genome encodes:
- the LOC138403904 gene encoding uncharacterized protein translates to MDDLKLLAPNATRLQELLNVTTDFSNSIRMELGLDKCAVMHVERGQVTHSAEMSLEPSTIRTLSEAESYRYLGMSQSLGVKETDVKQSVCEAFFGRLTKICKSYLSGANKIRAYNGWVMPVLMYTFGVLRWTQTELDALDRKVRTTMTLYRMHHPKSSVMRLYIPRKCGGRGVLSVKTMHNREIANLRTYFETMRGSPMHREVIECDKGLTPLALAQTEWQKPVVLSTSDREAVWREKELHGRFFKALNEPHVDKKASVQWLRFGDLFGETEGFVCAIQDQVVKTRNYRKYILKDGTHDICRACRHPGESLRHVLSGCSALANTEYLHRHNQAAKILHQELALKYGLLDERLPYYKYTPVPVLERDGVRLYWDRSIITDRTILANKPDIVVVDRAQSRVFLVDITIPYDENLVRAETEKKRNQPRSTSEATGVPWQFARSQDAKSGLAGLG